The following are from one region of the Sandaracinus amylolyticus genome:
- a CDS encoding helix-turn-helix domain-containing protein, whose amino-acid sequence MRRAAHIMRGELGGSRWELAVRAPSPRLLPYTGSLMGYDERTAAPLRRRELPGPRVVLIFEIGPPIRVISSTGDERFAGGFAAGLHDAHTVCDHDGHQRGIQVDLTPLGARRLFGRPMSELTSRVVSLRDLLPREHASLCERLATLRTWDARLDLVEGLLATRIESSSIDLRVTTWALRRIEERGGAIDIRALARELGYSHEHVIRTFRDHVGIPPKLFARIVRFDRLVKRIKAGGDVRWPALAQDLGYYDQSHLVRDVKQFTGLTPTEARGEIVDLAALVST is encoded by the coding sequence ATGCGTCGCGCAGCGCACATCATGCGGGGGGAGCTCGGCGGCAGCCGCTGGGAGCTCGCGGTGCGCGCGCCCTCGCCGCGGCTCCTGCCCTACACCGGCTCGCTGATGGGCTACGACGAGCGCACCGCCGCGCCGCTGCGGCGGCGCGAGCTGCCGGGCCCGCGTGTCGTGTTGATCTTCGAGATCGGCCCGCCGATCCGGGTGATCTCGAGCACCGGCGACGAGCGCTTCGCCGGCGGCTTCGCCGCGGGCCTCCACGACGCGCACACGGTCTGCGATCACGACGGACACCAGCGCGGGATCCAGGTCGACCTCACGCCGCTCGGCGCGCGACGGCTCTTCGGGCGCCCGATGTCCGAGCTCACCTCGCGCGTCGTCTCGCTGCGCGATCTGCTGCCGCGCGAGCACGCGAGCCTCTGCGAGCGGCTCGCGACGCTGAGGACCTGGGACGCGCGGCTCGATCTCGTCGAGGGCCTGCTGGCGACGCGGATCGAATCGTCGTCGATCGATCTGCGCGTCACCACGTGGGCGCTGCGCCGCATCGAGGAGCGCGGCGGTGCGATCGACATCCGCGCGCTGGCGCGCGAGCTCGGCTACAGCCACGAGCACGTGATCCGCACGTTCCGCGATCACGTCGGGATCCCGCCCAAGCTCTTCGCGCGGATCGTGCGCTTCGATCGACTGGTCAAGCGCATCAAGGCGGGCGGCGACGTGCGCTGGCCCGCGCTCGCGCAGGATCTCGGCTACTACGATCAGTCGCACCTGGTGCGCGACGTGAAGCAGTTCACCGGCCTCACGCCCACCGAGGCGCGCGGGGAGATCGTGGACCTCGCGGCGCTCGTCTCGACGTGA